One segment of Urocitellus parryii isolate mUroPar1 chromosome 5, mUroPar1.hap1, whole genome shotgun sequence DNA contains the following:
- the C5H10orf143 gene encoding uncharacterized protein C10orf143 homolog isoform X2, protein MDSLALGQWRRRKPEELPVPGDAKRACRRSEASGQEPGCHQESTCTLASWSTEDQGPQSRGCPSALWPEGAQGRPRSVISQNGGRSSAQPCPRCIAGESGHFNHTENR, encoded by the exons ATGGACAGCCTGGCGCTGGGTCAGTGGCGACGGCGGAAGCCGGAGGAGCTGCCGGTTCCGGGGGACGCG AAACGGGCATGCCGGAGGTCAGAAGCCAGCGGGCAGGAGCCTGGCTGCCACCAGGAGAGCACATGCACCCTGGCGTCCTGGAGCACAGAGGACCAGGGGCCTCAATCAAGAGGTTGCCCCTCTGCACTGTGGCCAGAAGGTGCCCAGGGCAGACCACGCTCAGTG ATTTCTCAAAATGGTGGAAGAAGCTCAGCCCAGCCTTGCCCAAGATGTATCGCGGGAGAATCT